The following nucleotide sequence is from Gymnodinialimonas phycosphaerae.
AACAAATGGGATCTGGAGCCTGAAAAGCAACAGAAACTCAAGGATCTGCGCGTGGGGTTCGAGAAGCTTCTGCCACAGCTGCGCGGGGCGCCGCTTGTGACCGTCTCGGCGAAGACCGGCAAGGGCCTCGATAAACTCCACGCCGCGATCATGAAGATCCACGCCACGTGGAATATCCGTATTTCCACCGCGCGCCTGAACCAATGGCTGGCCGCGATGATCGAGGCGCATCCGCCCCCCGCACCGGGCGGCCGGCGCATCAAACTACGCTACATGACCCAGGTGAAAACCCGGCCGCCGGGGTTTGTCGTGATGTGTTCGCATCCGCAAAACCTGCCCGAGGCCTACTCGCGCTATCTCGTCAATGGATTGCGCGAAGACTTCAACATGCCTGGCACGCCGATCCGTCTGTGGATGCGCAGCCAGGCCGAGGATAACCCCTACAAGAACCGCAAGAAATCAACGCCCTCACGGCTCAATAAGCACGTTAAAAAAGGCGAGACCAAGAAAGGGTAGCGCGCTGACCGCGCCTTCCTTTCATCTTGCCCAGAAAACTCTGGGGGTCCGGGGGCCTAGCCCCCGGTTGGTCGCCCAAGCCGAAGGCGAGGGCGACACGCCTCAGGCGTTTGCTTCTCAGGCGTTTGCTTCGCGGATCTTGTCTGCCGCGTCCTTGTCGTAGGTGACGCCGTTTTCCGAGAACAACGTGTCCAGCTCACCCGACAGCGTCATCTCGGTGATGATATCGCAACCGCCGACAAATTCGCCCTTCACGTAAAGCTGCGGGATTGTCGGCCAGTCAGAGAAATCCTTGACCCCTTGGCGCAGGTTCTCGTCCGCCAACACGTTCACGTCGGCGAATTCCACGCCCATGTAGTTCAAAACCCCCGCAACGCGCGATGAGAACCCGCATTGCGGCATGGATTTCGTGCCCTTCATGAACAGGACCACGTCATTGGTGGTGATGGTTTGCTTGATCTGATCTTCAGCGCTCATGGCGAGTGTTCCTTTGGTCGGTCCGGCAGATACGCACGGGGATGAGATGGGGTCGCATGGGGCGGAGGAAAAGGGCGAAAGGACCCAGCAGGGCTAGCCAAAGCGCGGCGCCTACCCGCCGCATCAGTCCGGGGCCTTCGTGGTCAGGGCCAGCGCGTGCAATTCGCCGGCAGCGCCGTCCATCTTGCCTTTCAGGGCCGCGTAGACGGCGCGCTGTTGCTGCACCCGGTTCTTGCCGCGAAAGCTTTCGTCCACGACCATGGCGGCCATATGCACACCGTCATCGCCGCTGACGTCGATCTTGGCGTTGGGAAAGCTGGCGCGCAAAAGCTGTTCGATCTCGGAGGCTTGCATGGGCATGGTCGGTTCCTTCGCTGTCCGGGGCAAATGTAGGGCGGGGATACCCCCGCCGCAAGCAGGCAAAGCGAATCCGGGAAGTCGGGGCCCGGTTGTTGGACCCATTCGCGCGTATCTGCACGTCACCGCGCCGCCGCCTTCCCAGAGCGGCGCGGTGATGGGTTACGCGAAGGTTGCGGAAAAGGTGCCCATGTAGGCCTGCGACAGCTCCGCCAGCGGCGCGTCAGAGGTGCCGATGCGCACCGCATCTCCACCGACCTTGCCGACCGTGCTCAAGGCCACACCCGCCTGGCCCGCCGCCACCATCAAGGCCTCGGCCTTGTCGAACGACGTCGATATCAGGTAGCGCGCCTGATCCTCTCCGAACAGCGTAGGCGTGTCGGCCAGATCCAGCGTAATACCGCATCCGGCGGCATGGGCGATCTCGAACGCGGCCAGGGCCAGCCCGCCGTCAGAGAGGTCCGTGCAGGCCCCGATCCATTCGCGGTTGTCGCGGATGAAATCGCCGTGGCGTTTTTCAGCCTCCAGATCCACATGGGGGGCGTCGCCGTCTTCGCGATTGAACACCTCGGCCAGCAGGGCGGATTGGCCCAGATGGCCTGCGGTTTCCCCCACCAACAAAAGGACATGCCCGTCGCGCGCGACCCCTGCGAGGAGATCATCAATATGATCGAGGAGGCCCACCGCGCCGATCGTTGGCGTAGGCAGAATGCCGGTCCCATCCGTTTCATTGTAAAGCGAGACATTGCCCGACACGATCGGCATATCAAGGGCGATGCAGGCCGCCCCGATGCCCTGGATCGCACCCACGAACTGGCCCATGATCTCGGGCTTCTCGGGGTTGCCGAAGTTCATGTTGTCTGTTGTCGCCAAGGGTTTCGCCCCCACGGCGGTAAGGTTGCGGTAGGCTTCCGCCACGGCCTGCTTGCCGCCCTCAACGGGGTTCGCCTTCACGTAGCGCGGCGTGACGTCCGACGTGAACGCCAGCGCCTTGTCGGTCCCATGGACCCGCACCACCCCTGCGCCGAGGCCCGGGGACACCACCGTGTCGCCCATCACCTGATGGTCGTACTGCTGGTACACCCATTGGCGGGAGCAATAGTTGGGCGAGGCGACCAGCGCGCGCAGGGCGTCGATGGGATCGACCTCGGGGACCGGGTCCATTTCCGCCGCCGGTTCCGTGGGAACCCAGGGGCGGTCGTACTCGGGCGCGGTGGACGCCAGCTTGGACAGCGGGAGATCCGCCTTTGTTTCCCCATTGTGGACAATCAGGAAGCGGTCCTCGGCGATTGTCTCGCCGACGATGGCGAAATCGAGGTCCCATTTCACGAAAATCGCCCGCGCCACGTCCTCCAGCTCGGGCTTGAGGACCATCAGCATTCGTTCCTGAGACTCGGACAGCATCATCTCATAGGCCGTCATCGCCTCTTCCCGGATCGGCACATCGTCGAGGTTCAGCTTGATGCCAAGCCCGCCCTTGTCGCCCATCTCGACCGCCGAACAGGTGAGGCCCGCGGCCCCCATATCCTGGATCGAGATCACGGCACCCGAGGCCATCAGCTCCAGCGTCGCCTCCAGCAGGCGCTTTTCGGTGAAGGGATCGCCGACCTGAACGGTGGGGCGTTTCTCTTCGATCGTGTCGTCGAACTCGGCCGAGGCCATCGTCGCGCCGCCCACGCCATCACGGCCCGTTTTCGCGCCCAGGTAGACGACGGGCATGCCGACGCCCGAGGCCGCACTGTAAAAGATCTTGTCGGTTTCGGCCAAGCCAGCCGCAAAGGCGTTGACCAGGCAGTTGCCGTTGTAGGCCGGATGGAAGCGCACTTCGCCGCCAATCGTGGGCACGCCAAAGCAATTGCCGTAGCCGCCGACGCCTTCCACGACACCGTGGACCAGTTGCCGCGTCTTGGGGTGGGCCACTTCGCCAAAGCTGAGCGAGTTCATCGCCGCAATCGGCCGCGCGCCCATGGTGAAGACGTCACGAAGAATGCCGCCAACGCCCGTGGCCGCGCCCTGGTAGGGCTCGATATATGACGGGTGGTTGTGGCTTTCCATTTTGAAGACGACACACAGCTTTTCGCCGTTGGGCCCATCCCCGATATCGACGATGCCCGCGTTCTCGCCGGGGCCACAGATGACCTGGGGGCCTTCAGTCGGGAGGGTGCGCAGCCACTTCTTGGACGACTTGTAGGAGCAATGCTCGTTCCACATGGCCGAGAAGATGCCCATCTCGGTGTAGTTCGGCGCGCGGCCAAGGATGTTTTGCACCTCGGCCCATTCATCGTCGGTAAAGCCGTGGGCGGCGATCATTTCAGGCGTAATGGCAGGTTCGGTCATGCAAGCGGGTCCCCTTGTTACCGGGGGTATTATTCCAAGGCCCCCGGACATGGAAGACGCAAGTCGCCCCCCAATGCATGCGTGAAGGGCCGCGCGCGTGATAGGCTCCTTGCGTGATGGGCTGCTTGCTTGATGGTCTGGGACACGCAAGATACGGTCGCGCGCAGATCGCTGCATTCAGGCGCATGGCCCATGGCGCTTGAACTCCGCTATTCCGACATCTACCACGACTTGCAGGAAGCGGATTACTACACCGTTCCCAAGGATCAGTTTCCCCATATCCCCTATGCCAAGCTTTCGGCCCCGGCGTTGCACAACATCTACCTTATGCGCCGCTTTGAGGTGCCGAAGTCACCGAGGCCTTCAACGCGGATATGACAGAGAACCAGCGCTACTATGCGCAACACGGCTATCTGATCCTGCGCGACTTCATCCCCCATGACCTGATCGACGCCTACCTGGCCCTGCGCGACCGGTTGGATCTGGGGAAGCGGCGGTTCAAGGATGCCACGCCCTACATCGAGCATCGCGAGTTGCGTGATATCCTTGTCTATCGCCCCTTGATGGAGGTGATCCGAGAGCTTCATGCCGCCGAAATGGGGCTGATCTTCGCGCTTACCGGGTTCAGGTCAACGAAACGGGGCTGGCATCAGGATGCCTATCTGGATCCAGATGAGGCCGTGCCGCGTCTGGCCAGCTGGATTGCTTGCGGCGATGTCCAATCAGAAGATCAATGAATTCCTGCGCCCCGATGTGCATTGGCCCGATGGCCATGTCACCCGCAAGAACGGTGAGATGGGCTGAGGCCGGATTTCCGAGGCGTTCATCGACCCGGCGGTCTATGCCAAGTTCGAAAGCGATGGAGCCTAGGTGCGGGAGTTCACGGCAAAGAAGGGCGATGTGTTGCTGTGGTATGGACGCCTGATGCACCGGGGCTCGCCGCCGCGCGCGGAAGGCAGCAGGCGACCGGGCCTGATTGGCCACTATGCCCC
It contains:
- the grxD gene encoding Grx4 family monothiol glutaredoxin, giving the protein MSAEDQIKQTITTNDVVLFMKGTKSMPQCGFSSRVAGVLNYMGVEFADVNVLADENLRQGVKDFSDWPTIPQLYVKGEFVGGCDIITEMTLSGELDTLFSENGVTYDKDAADKIREANA
- a CDS encoding BolA/IbaG family iron-sulfur metabolism protein; the protein is MPMQASEIEQLLRASFPNAKIDVSGDDGVHMAAMVVDESFRGKNRVQQQRAVYAALKGKMDGAAGELHALALTTKAPD
- the purL gene encoding phosphoribosylformylglycinamidine synthase subunit PurL; the protein is MTEPAITPEMIAAHGFTDDEWAEVQNILGRAPNYTEMGIFSAMWNEHCSYKSSKKWLRTLPTEGPQVICGPGENAGIVDIGDGPNGEKLCVVFKMESHNHPSYIEPYQGAATGVGGILRDVFTMGARPIAAMNSLSFGEVAHPKTRQLVHGVVEGVGGYGNCFGVPTIGGEVRFHPAYNGNCLVNAFAAGLAETDKIFYSAASGVGMPVVYLGAKTGRDGVGGATMASAEFDDTIEEKRPTVQVGDPFTEKRLLEATLELMASGAVISIQDMGAAGLTCSAVEMGDKGGLGIKLNLDDVPIREEAMTAYEMMLSESQERMLMVLKPELEDVARAIFVKWDLDFAIVGETIAEDRFLIVHNGETKADLPLSKLASTAPEYDRPWVPTEPAAEMDPVPEVDPIDALRALVASPNYCSRQWVYQQYDHQVMGDTVVSPGLGAGVVRVHGTDKALAFTSDVTPRYVKANPVEGGKQAVAEAYRNLTAVGAKPLATTDNMNFGNPEKPEIMGQFVGAIQGIGAACIALDMPIVSGNVSLYNETDGTGILPTPTIGAVGLLDHIDDLLAGVARDGHVLLLVGETAGHLGQSALLAEVFNREDGDAPHVDLEAEKRHGDFIRDNREWIGACTDLSDGGLALAAFEIAHAAGCGITLDLADTPTLFGEDQARYLISTSFDKAEALMVAAGQAGVALSTVGKVGGDAVRIGTSDAPLAELSQAYMGTFSATFA
- a CDS encoding phytanoyl-CoA dioxygenase family protein, whose protein sequence is MREFTAKKGDVLLWYGRLMHRGSPPRAEGSRRPGLIGHYAPIFERRRGYFAQTPTQEHFICPPHKIGTLKAERSE